A window from Manis javanica isolate MJ-LG chromosome 10, MJ_LKY, whole genome shotgun sequence encodes these proteins:
- the KRT4 gene encoding keratin, type II cytoskeletal 4 yields MISRQQCVQTGPRGFSCNSAVVGGGKRSAFSTVSWSGGPGRYSSSGFGSKNLFSLGGNKSISLSVAGSRQGAGFGAACGFGAGGFGAGGFGAGFGAGGYGGSFSGMGGPGFSVCPAGGIQQVTINSSLLTPLRVEIDPNIQKVRTAEWEQIKTLNNKFASFIDKVRFLEQQNKVLETKWKLLQQQTTTTTGKNLDSIFETYISVLRKQLDTLVNDKGRLQSELKIMQDSVEEFKTKYESEIHKRTAAENEFVVLKKDVDAAYMSKVELEAKMDSLNDEINFLRVLYEAELSQMQSHISDTSVVLSMDNNRCVDLDSIIAEVRAQYEEIAQRSKAEAEALYQTKVQQLQITVDQHGDNLKCTKIEISELNRTIQRLRAEIETVKKQCQTLQASVVDAEKRGELALKDANSKLTELETALQKAKEELAKMLRDYQDLMSVKLALDVEIATYRKLLEGEESRMSGECQSTLTISVVGGGVSAGGIGGGLGNCSGFGLGSSFGIGSGSGFALGSGVSGISTSKTVSTTKRSHR; encoded by the exons ATGATTTCTAGACAGCAGTGTGTCCAAACTGGGCCCCGGGGTTTTAGCTGCAACTCAGCCGTCGTAGGTGGGGGCAAAAGGTCTGCTTTCAGCACAGTCTCCTGGTCTGGGGGCCCGGGCCGTTACTCTTCTTCGGGCTTCGGCAGCAAGAACCTCTTTAGCCTTGGGGGAAACAAGAGCATCTCCCTCAGTGTGGCTGGGTCCCGGCAAGGTGCCGGCTTTGGGGCTGCTTGTGGCTTTGGAGCTGGTGGCTTTGGGGCTGGTGGCTTTGGGGCTGGTTTCGGTGCTGGTGGATATGGGGGCTCCTTCAGTGGAATGGGTGGTCCTGGCTTCTCTGTGTGCCCTGCTGGGGGGATCCAACAGGTCACCATCAACAGCAGCCTGCTGACCCCACTCCGAGTGGAGATTGACCCCAATATCCAGAAGGTCCGGACTGCGGAGTGGGAGCAGATCAAGACCCTCAACAACAAGTTTGCCTCTTTCATCGACAAG gtGCGGTTCTTAGAGCAACAGAATAAAGTCCTAGAGACCAAGTGGAAACTGCTCCAGCAACAGACGACCACCACGACTGGCAAAAACCTCGACTCCATCTTTGAGACTTACATCAGTGTCCTGAGGAAGCAGTTGGATACTCTGGTCAATGACAAAGGACGCCTGCAGTCTGAGCTGAAGATCATGCAGGATAGCGTGGAGGAATTCAAGACCAA GTATGAAAGTGAGATCCACAAGCGCACAGCTGCTGAGAATGAGTTCGTGGTCCTTAAGAAG GATGTTGACGCTGCCTACATGAGCAAGGTGGAGTTGGAGGCCAAGATGGACTCTCTGAATGACGAGATCAACTTCTTGAGGGTCCTCTATGAGGCG GAGCTGTCCCAGATGCAGAGCCACATCAGTGACACCTCCGTGGTCCTGTCCATGGACAACAACCGCTGTGTGGACCTGGATAGCATCATCGCTGAGGTCCGTGCCCAGTATGAGGAGATTGCCCAGAGGAGCAAGGCTGAGGCCGAGGCTCTGTACCAGACCAAG GTCCAGCAGCTCCAGATTACAGTTGACCAACATGGTGACAACCTGAAATGCACCAAGATTGAGATTTCAGAGCTTAACAGGACGATTCAAAGGTTGCGGGCTGAGATCGAGACTGTCAAGAAGCAG TGCCAGACTCTGCAGGCGTCTGTGGTTGATGCCGAGAAGCGTGGGGAGCTGGCACTCAAAGATGCCAATAGCAAGCTTACAGAGCTGGAGACTGCCCTGCAGAAGGCCAAGGAGGAGCTGGCCAAGATGCTGCGCGACTACCAGGATCTTATGAGTGTGAAGCTGGCCCTGGATGTAGAGATCGCCACCTACCGCAAGCTGCTGGAGGGCGAGGAGAGCCG AATGTCTGGAGAATGCCAGAGTACCCTGACCATCT CCGTGGTTGGCGGTGGCGTTAGTGCTGGAGGCATTGGTGGAGGATTGGGAAACTGCTCCGGGTTTGGCCTGGGCAGCAGCTTTGGCATCGGCTCTGGAAGTGGCTTTGCACTTGGCAGTGGTGTCAGCGGAATTTCCACCAGCAAGACTGTCTCTACCACCAAGCGGTCACACCGATAG